GCACGGGTTCACAATCAAGAGTTGACAAAGGGCACGGTATCCGGCAATCGAGTTGTGCGATACACACACATAGGATGTAAGTAGGTAGGTGGGTACCTTTATACAGTACCGATTCATCTACAGTAGAGACACTCATCGATATCAGGTTCCGATATCCGTAGGACATTGGTACGGTTGCTATGTTTTGCGGATGGATGGTTCGAATTCGTGAGCTAGAGAGGTCACGAGTGACGTCTTGTCACGACGCCGGAATCCCTCGGACTGACTATGATGAACCGTGAAACGCAGAAAACCACCACGGAATTTCGACGGATCTTCTCCGGCCGGCACACCAAATCCTCATACCACCACTTCCATCGCCTCCCGTTCCCACCTTGGTCTCCCAGTCAACAAGACGACGGACGTTCCGCGTCGTCCTTTCGCAACACAgtcgtcaacaacaaccgtGTTTTCTGAAAAGGATTGAAAAGAGAAGGTACCTACACTTGCACACGGCGGGATCTTCGAAATGGGCGCGTCGTCGTATGTGTCGGGTCGAGTGCTACGACTCGCCAATCTAgtgttcgtcgtcgtggggTTCTGGAGCCGACTACCGTCCAGTGACGCCTTGGTAGTTGCCCGTAGTGCAGCGCAACGCAATCGAGAATACGGCGCTTTCCGTAGCCGTTGTCCGTTTACCGACAGTCGGAATTTCCGACGCGTTCCACTCGGGCTCGCGGCGAGTCCCAACCACAAGTCTAACAAtagcgacaacaacgacaacaacaatgagaACAACCAGCGTTCCAGCGAGGCTTCCACTACGCCCGTCTCTACCAACGTGGAATCGATCAATAAGAGTAAGAATCAACCCGTGGATGCCGACAATCCCATTGATTTGAATTGGAAAACCGTCGGGAAACAGATCGGCCTCTTTCAAGAAATGGCCTTTCCCTACTACAAGGAAAGCAAAACGGGACGTATCCTGTTGACCGGTCTCCTCGGACTCACACTCGCCAACTCGGGCGTTTCCGTGCTCTTCAGTTACCTCGGTAAGGACTTTTGGAACGCTCTCAGTGCCAAGGATACCGCAGACTTTTACAACGTCCTGCAAAAATACCTCGGCGCTTTGCTGCTCGGGGCCCCCGTCGCTACCTTTTACAAGTACCAGCGCGAACAACTCGCCGTACACTGGCGCGAGTGGATGACGGCTCGTACCTTTTCTCTATACGCATCCAATCGCGTCTACTACAACATTGAACGATCCAACGCGATCGACAATCCCGATCAGCGCATCGCCGAAGACGTCAACACCTTTACGGCCTATTCCTTGCAACTCGTGATCACCCTATTGACCTCCTTGATTGATCTACTCTCCTTTGCCACCATTCTCTGGAGTATCTATCCACAATTGTTCGGCGCCATTATACTCTACGCCTTTGGTGGGACCTTCATCACTACCTTATTGGGACGCTCCTTGGTTTCGCTCAACTTTTCGCAGTTGCAGAAGGAAGCCAATTTCCGTTACAGCTTGGTACGCTTACGGGACAATTCCGAATCCATCGCCTTTTACGGCggcgaagatttggaaggaCAGGCCATCGAACGCCGTCTCGAAAACGTCATGGGCAATCAACGTAAAATCAACGCCGCCCAACGGAATCTCGAACTCTTTACCAACAGTTACCGCTACCTCGTCCAGATTCTGCccgtcgctgtcgtcgcCCCCAAGTACTTTGCCGGAGAAATACCCCTCGGTGTCATTTCCCAATCGGTCGGCGCCTTTAACCACATTCTCTCCGATCTCAGTATCATCGTGAATCAGTTTGAACGGCTCAGTTCCTTTTCCGCCGGTATTGAACGCTTGAGTGGATTCTACCAAGCCATGCGGGAAGCCGATTTGGAACGCGCCGATGATGGACCCTTGTTGTCCCTGACGAACGCCACGGATGCTGCGGAACATTCTCCGGCAGTGTGCGATCCTTTGAACGCCTACGGTCGCATCAGCTCCCGGACCTTTGACCCTCACAACGGCGCCTACCGTGACCGCACCGTCTTGTCCATTGAACACCTGGACTTGTGCACACCCGATCAGAAACGTTTGTTAATCAAGGATCTCAATTTACAGCTCCGGGAAGGCGAAAATCTATTGATTGTTGGAAACAGCGGCGCCGGAAAATCGAGTTTGTTGCGTGGGATTGCCGGATTGTGGACGGTCGGGAACGGTGTCGTCAGCCGACCCGTCGATGAGGAAGTATACTTCTTACCCCAACGACCCTACTGCACCATTGGGAGTCTCCGCGATCAGTTACTCTATCCCGCAATCAACGCGCAGGAATACGACGGGGCCGAAGCCAACGGTCAAAAGATTGTACCGCGCTCCCACATTCTAAAGGACCAATGGACGGACGAGGAGCTGTTGCTGGTACTGGAAAAGGTCGATCTCGTGGAAGTGGCCGAACGCGCCGGAGACGGCGACGCAACCAAGGGTTTGGAAGCTGTCTTGGACTGGAGCAATATGTTGAGTTTGGGCGAACAACAGCGATTGGCCTTTGGACGATTGCTGGTCAACCGACCCCGTCTCGTAATATTGGATGAAGCCACATCGGCCCTGGACATGGTCTCCGAAGCGCGCATGTACAACGTACTGAAGAATATGGCCCGCAAGGAATTGACCGGTAGCGCCAAACTATCCGCTCCCGGCTTGACGTATGTAAGTGTAGGacatcgaccaagcttgTTGGCCTATCACGACAAACGACTACGGCTCATGGGTGAAGAAGACCACGAAGTGACAACTGTTGAGAAGGAACAAGTCCAACTTCAAAACCAAATACAAAATCTGTAAATCAATTTATTTTTATTACTTagtttccttttcgaaacagAGTGTTGCGACTGCGCATTGGTTCACTCCCGGGAATATCGTGAGCTTTCAACTCGATTGTTTGGTAAAGAAATGAATCCTCCATGGTTCCACGAAAGTAGCACTCCATGGGCAAAGGCAGTTGACCTTTGACAATTGTGTCAACTTGTGGGAGCACCTTCGGATCAACAGGCGTCAAGATATAGAATAACTGTTGCTCGCGATCTATGGAACGTACAATACCGAGACCAACACAACAGTCAAACTCGTCGTCTGATTTGCCCGTTCGACAGCATAAGCCTACTATGGATCCATTCAAACTGTCCAGAATCCGTTCTGGTGTCCATATGTCACGTCGAAACTCGTCGGAACTAAAATCCACCGCAATTGCTTCAAACGGTACTATGTACGGCTTCTGCGAGGCAAAACGTTTGGCAATCACACAATTAATATCCACGATCAGTTCCTTTTGACCGAAGCGTATGCGATCCCAAATGGAAACATCGTCCAAAAAGTAGGAGACAAAGCGGAGTGTCCGGAGCGCTGATGCCGGTATGGACGAGGGGATTGTTGGGAGACTCGCAATGTCGGACAGAGAAGTAACGCGACCAGTGTCGTGTTGCCTGTCGACCAGCGCACATGTTTCCTTCGACTCGGAATCGGAAGTGGGCGTAgacatttttgtttttctttgttgtTCCTCTGGTGGTATCACGTGGTAGGCGTGACATATATGGAGATGAATTTCGTCAGGTAACGACAATTCGAAGACTTTGGAATTGAGATCTCCTAGTATCTGAATCACGTGCGTTGGTTGAATTTGTAGCAGGATAGCTTCCAAGATCTGCATCCCAAGTCCTTTGACCCACCCATCGAGATTGATCAGCAAAGGCAACGTAGGCTTTTGAGGAAGAAGCTTTTCGTGATAGTAGCGCACTAGCTTTGTGAGACTGCTCACGTATTTTTCGGGATCCCCTTGTGAAGTAGATGCCCCAAACCAATACGCCATTTCGTGTCGAGGCGCTGCAGCTGACGCATTATCTTCGTTCGTTACTAGGTGTAAATGCGGCTGGCTAAAGATTGGCTGTCGCAAACGTGTTAAAGTCACCATCCCTGGAGGCGATAGTTCCGGCTGTCCCAAGTCTCCGTCCAATACCGCTACTTCGCTGCACATCGACAGATGTCGATTGATGGCGTAGCGTAAACAGGTGGACTTGCCGACGTTCTTGGCACCCACCACGACGACTTTGAACCCAGGAGCTgactgttccatttccttggcAGCAAGTTTCTCACTACTGCTCTCCTTTTCGAGTAAACGTGTGAAGGCGGTGGGTCTTTTCCGCTGGCTTGCCTTCTCGTTTTCCAGTTGTCGACACAATTGTTCCTGTAGAATTGAGTCTAGTGACTCTGTCCATCGACGGGGAATAACGGTCGGTCGTGAATGGGGCTCGGTCGCCAGCTTAATTTCAAAAGTTGGTACGAGAACACCAGCAACACGCCGTGTTGATTCCACTGCTACCTTGGCTACCTCTCCTCCCTTCTTACCGTGCTCTTCGGCGACAATAGTAAGCCAGCTCGCATAAATAGGACTTTCGAAATCTCGAAATTCATCGGTAAGGCAAAAGCCGTGCAAGCTGACAGTTCCCGAGATAAGACGTATTCTTCCACGTCCTAAAAGGCACAGAGGTGTTGCCCCTAGTACTACCGTCGCCTCGTTTGAACCGTACCAAGCAATCGTCGCGTCGCCCAGGGTATCCACGTCGTCTTGgtgatgttgttgctgttggtcCAAGTcagacgccgacgacgatgattgTAGGCCATCTTCTGCTCTAAGTGGTCGTTTTCGACTAGATTCCCTCATCTTGTCTTGTTCGAGTGACCTCAGTATTTCCGAGCTCGAGCTGTGAAATGAACCAACGGAGGGTGCACAGATCATTGCAATCGCGAAGTCGTGTGATGCATGTCGGAAGCGTGCCCCAAATTCGTTTGACGGTCCCTGGACAAGATGTCCCGTACATCCGTGATCGGGGGCAGCCGGACAGACCCCTTTACCCATCGACTGTGAGTATGATGTGACAATACAACCCGGAGTTCTGTAATCGAGAGCCGAAGATACTATCGCACTGGAAAACGCAGAACAGATCCAACGTTAGTTGGCGAatgcctgactgtgagctctTCGAGGACCATGTAACATTATTTGCATCCTTTGCAGACAATAGGATCAATTTTCTCGATCGCCCCCAAAGTGATGGAGCCTGAGTTTTCCAGGCCGCCAGTGCGACCCATCAGTCTCCGGACGCCGGGTGGCGAAGGATCCGCCCAAACGAGACAGAATCCCGGAAGCGTCCCTGTGCAGGCTCGACCTGCTCGGCGTGTGCAAGAAGAATCAACCTCCGCCAAGGGGAATGCCGCGCCGAAAGCTCCTCCCGTAGCACACGAGAACATCATCGTAGGTACGCGGACTGATCTGTTCAAACCGAAGGATTTTTTGTTGTCCCATGCACTAGAGCTACAGGAGTATCTCATCACGATATTCTTGTTAAATTCGCAGCTCTTCCGGATGACTTCGATGTTTACGATCTTTCTTAATCTATACTGCGTTGCTGCATTAATTACATTCATCTACACGTGTACCAGATAGGGGCAGTATCTTTTGGCTACtcttttttgcggatagCAACTGATTGGTAGGCGCCTGAGCCCCCTCTGGCGACATAGCTTGCCGCGGCTTCCACTATCACTGTTGTTAGTGCTTTGAGAAAACCGTTCCAAAAGGATAGCGGCAATGGTAGCGGTGTCCACTGGACCGTCCATTCCAAAATACATCCCTGTTCCCCATCAGAGGCGAACCGAATCCATCCTTCATGCTCAGCAACCGGCCAAGTAAACCATCCCGGATTCAAAACTTGGTAATTCATGGTGGTAGAACACTCGTCCCGCTGGCAGCCGACGATGCCCTCTTTCAAGCCGAAGGGCGGTATTCGCAAAAGAAGCATACCGACGCCGGTATCAGGATGGCCGTCTCTTAGTAGAATGGGCGGAGGTACCCCCACGAGACCAAGGTTATCCCGCTTCCATCCCCGCAAGCAGCGCGCATACGCGTCTTGTGGCGAGACCGATGGTAGAACGCGTCGTACGCGGAGTGTTTCGGCAAAAGCGGCCACGGAAGGTATTATTGATAACAGGAAACAAACGCAGTTGCCTGCGAGAAAAGTCGTCGTCAAGACTTCTATGGACCAAACAAGTCGGACCATCTTCTCGACTCGCCCCTCCCTATGTTACAAACGGAACTTGCGACAGTCGCAGAAATACCATGTCGAATCCTTGTCACTAACTCTTGATTGTCGTGGCGAGAAAGCAGGGTCCCGGAGGTGCTGTGGGAAACCGGTGGGCCGATCGCGCAAACCGGTGCTGTTTCATATCGAGATGACTGTGCGCTGCAGATAGTATATTATAGTTAGCGCATACCGAGTGTCCTGCCGAAGCGCTACCTATGTTCATTAAGTGGAAAGTCGATCTCGTATCTTATTTCCATCTGGATTTCATACCAAAACGAGACAGTGTTGGTTTAAAAGCCGTTAAATAAGTAGAAAAAGATAAATACAACGGATGAAAACTATTTGCTTTTATTAAATACTAGCCTATCGGTGTTGGTTCGAAGACACAGCTTTCGGAATAGCGAGTCAGGTCACTCGGTTGTTTCATGCTGTGTGGTAGTACCCTGTTGCGATCATTGCGACGGACGATACCCTTCTGGTCGGTGATCGTGTACAGTTTTCCAGTGGAGGCAATCGAGCTCTAATCTTAGAGGCAGCATCTGCACATCCATTCGCCCCATGTGCACTACGGAACAACCCGGacaatcgaaaaaggagcaGGGAAGGGAGAACGGAGACAGTATTCATGCACGACCGGGCCGCAAAGTGGACGAAAGCAAAGCTACCGATCGTCGTCGAGCATTGGCAAGACCTTTCATAGTACGTGTCTCGGGACGATTTCTGGCGATCAGCTTTGCCCTCGCGAATGCGTTATCGCTCCTCTTGGGATTTACGTACCAACATATGCTACTGACGCGGGCCGCGTCCGATCCGGATTTCTGGACGCAGACTTTGTCGGAACAGCCCCCGTCGGCAACAGATTCAACGTTTTTGACGGACCACAATATGCCCCGTCCCATCTTGCCTCTGGGGAAAAAGCTTCCTTTGTCCAAGTATTCGTCAAATCACTATACAACGGATAACATTCTTCGGAAAAGTACCAACACGCTGTTGTCTTCGGAATGGGCCGAGGTTGATGTTGGTACGGATGGAACAGTTAGTCCTAATAGCGACTATACCACCAGTGCTACGAATGGCGATCACGAAGACTACGCTCCGTCGGGGCAACACCTTTTGATTGATATTGAAGATGTCGATACGGAGTTTTTGGACTCGGAACAACATCTGGCACAGGCCATGGTAGATCTCATTACACTCAGTGGCTTGACACTTCTGTCGTATCATTGCCACGCCCTGCTACCTACGGGAGTGTCCTGTGTTGGAGTGCTGTTAGAATCTCACATATCCTTCCACACCTGGCCGAAGTCGGGAGTCATTGCCTTGGATCTGTTTACTTGCGGCCCGAAGCCGTTGCTCCCGCTTGTCCCAGCGATCCAAACGCTCTTTGCGATCCCGCAAGTTGTTATCGATGGTCGACCCGCTTCACCGCAACCTAATATCATTTGGACACACAAGAAGCGTGGCTTTCGTCCGAAAGATAACAAGTTCAACGCTGACGATATCGATCTCACGCAGCGCATGCTGGGCCAGAGAAACTTTCAAAAGACCACCGTTGCGCACGTGGAAACCGACTTGCAGTCCATAGATATTTTGGACGTTTTCGACATTAGAAAAACTGGCTTGGACGTCTACTACAAGAGCTTGTCAAACGATGGCTCCTACGAGTCTCTTCATCCCGAATTTTACCGACCCAACCGTATTGTTTATCTCGATAACGTAGTGCAATCCCGTCGATTTGGGGACGCCGCATATCACGAAGCCTTGGTGCATCCGAGCTTGTTCTTGCATCCCAATCCGAAGCGAGTTGCGATTCTAGGTGGCGGCGAAGGCGCAACACTTCGCGAGATTTTGAAGCACGATACGATAGAGGAGGTTGTCATGGTGGAGATTGATTCCGGTATAGTTGCTGTTTGCAAGGCGCATTTGCCGGAATGGAACTTTTGTGGAGATATCGTTGGAAGTACCGCTTCGTGCTTCGACGATCCTCGTGCTAAAGTGTATTTCGAAGACGCTATTTCGTGGTTCGTTTCGCGCTACGTCGATCAAGAGGAAATCGCCGTAGGAAACCTTTTTGATGTCATTATCATGGATGTCTTGGACCCAGACTCAGTCGTCGAGTTTTCCGACTTTGTTTACCGAAACAACGATCTCGTCGCTGCCTTTTCCATCGCACTGGGTGAAAACGGTATTCTAGTCGCTCAGACTGGTAAAGAGAGCGCTTACAGTGACCCACCTCAAGAATTCTCGGATCAAGGACAGTTGTCGTATTTTGTAAAGAGTCTTGTGCACTATAAATTTGAGAGTATTCAAGAGTATTCCGAGTCACACGGAGGTTTCGAAGCGCCCTGGACTTTTTTGGTGGCCATGAAGAACGCCAAGAGCCGGGGTGGTTGGCTAACTACCAATGAAGCCGAAATCAATCTGGAAATCCGCAAGCGAATACGGCCATCAAATTCTGGTCTTCCCGCGCTGCTCTTTTTTGACGGATCCACCATGATGGAATATCAGTTCCCGTCACGTGTTACCGAGGAACAGTTCTGTCGTAGCAAATTGGAAGCTTGCGAGACCGGCCACGGCCTAAATCCAGAGATTCCCAACATACCTCATACTGCGTTTGAAGTGAAGCCAAGTACAGTGACCAACGCTGGCCGTGGtgtctttgccaaaaaaCATATCCCAGCCGGTTCCTACATTTCTATGGAGTCCTCGGTACTTAGCATGTTTGTTCCACCGTCTACATACCGCCTGCTTAATAGCTCTGCTTCCTCCCTTGAAAGCTTAGAGTTGCccttctggaaatgtttGATGGAAGGATATGTCGACGGGTACGGTTGGGATTTCAACTACTTCGGCTGTACTGCTGCTGTAGTTGACCCTGGCATGTTTAAATTTGGAATTAATAGTTGCGATGGAACTTGCAATACTGGATCGGCGTTTTCAAAGACAGAAGCGGATATCGAGCCCGCTGATTTGAAAGCGCTGTGCCGAGAGAGGAAACCTCCCAAAGAACCGTTTTTGGAGCGCCattttcccttttttggTACCTATAAAGCACTTCAGGATATTGAAGCAGGGCAAGAGGTGCTCGACAATTATATTATATTTTATGCCTTTGAAGATGTTGACGAGCTAACAAGATTGTGCTCAGGTTCCGAAGTTGGGATTGTATCCCAATTTGAGGACGAGCACTGAGTTTTggtctttttccttttgtgaATGTTCGGACATGGGTTGTTATCTGCGTGAGTGCTCTAGCAACGGACCCGCTTTTCTGACATCACTGGCAACAACAGACTTCGTAGCAATTTCCATCCTACGACGTGATGTAGCTAAGAAAGAACGCGATATAAGGTTGACTGCACTCAACTAAGGAGCAAGAAAGTTTCGCTCGTTCCGTGGAATGTCAGAAGGCAATGGCGGATGCGTGAGACGAAAGATCATCGCATAATTGGGTGCCAATGGACCAGTGGTTTGCCAATGCTAGATCCATCCTTTATGTTTTGTGGAATCGATTTACATGGCTGAACGTGTCACAGACTTGAAAAGAAGCAAAGTCGCTCTGCTTCCAAACTTTATTATGCATAGCAAATGACGTGATTTGTTCTGCTCgatctgactgtgagaacgGTCAATGTCGCGCTCGCAACCGTAAATTATTTCTTTTTCAGATTTAACGCTGACTGACGTAGGACATAATTCGAACACCCATCTTGATCCGACCCAACAAGTTTCCTTCCCAATTGTCTACGCGAATTGTCTAGTAAGATGCCATCACAACTCATTTTGTTCTAGCCGTATTCATTCCAACGAACCCTTACCTGCAAACAGCTTTGTAGTGGACCGCCCTAAGAAACGAAATGAAGAAGCGTCCTTTATGGGTTGTCCAGATTCGACGAAGAACGATAAGGCTCGTCTCGTTTGCCGTATCGTGTGCACTTTTAGCAGTCGCCATCGGCTCAATGGCACTCATGTTCCGTTGGGATGGGAACGACCTTTCGCTTGGGGCAGAAGTAGATCCATTCAAGATTCAAATCAATGCAAGAAAGAGTGAAAGCGTGACCTTCCTTCAGAAAGGTGTCCAAATGCCCGTCAAAGACTTTGCGGTACACGGAACAGTCATCAACAAAATTACAGATGCTGGTATCGCTACCACCCAATTCGAGAAGTGTTCTGAGGGCAACACCAAGACTTGGCTGGACGGCTCCAGGATTGGAAACATTAACGAGTCGTTGCTGACACTCGACTTTGTTCGCCAAAATATTGTGGATTCGCCAACTGCTCTCGGGTCTTATGATGCTGTGTCCATAATCCTAAATCAGACCATGAGTCATACATCTTCGCGATTCCGCAACTATCACGATGCCTCCATCACTTCGGCCAATATTCGAACATGGGCTGTCCGTCTCGTGTACTTATCCCTACATTATCATCAACACCGGCATGCTTTACGGGAAGCACGCATACGAGCCTTAGACGACGCATGTTATCCAGTTATGCTGGACAGAGGCGTCGGTCTGTACGACTACGAGTGTCCCTCAGCAAAATATCTAGTGGTGGGTCTTGCCAAATACGGATTGGGTGCCAACGTTCGCGCGGGCGCGGTCAAGGCACTCGTAGCCGGGCTAGCGACCGACCGAGTCGTTCTCTTTGTCAACAATGTAGCGGATCTCGAGAGTGCTACCAAAGACATGGGTCCTTGGTCGTTGGCGTCGTGTCCACGTAGAGATCATCAATGCTTCTTTTTGCCCCTAAGTCCGTGTGTGCTGCTGCGTGAGGAACTGGCTGCCGCACACATTTTGGACAAGGGCGAAATGAGAGCTTTGTTCAAAACTGGACGTGTTCCTCTTGGACGAATTGACGATCGAGTGCTGGTGCTGCATCTCCATTTTATGCCTCAGCTAAAGTTGCCGGGGAATACCGTTGAGCTACTTCAAAACTACTCATATTCCCTGATCGAGGGCGTTTTATCAACCGATTCTAGACGGCCAGTCATGGAGCAAGCAATTGCAAGTTTTACTCTACCAGACGAGCCTCGCCCCGCGGGATATAATTACGCTTTAGCGAACAGCCGCATTCAGCATGCGCTTATGTTCTACACGATGCGACCCAATCTGCATAGTCGCAAACGAATAGACGAGATTTTAAAGGAAATCATTCCCGCAAAGACTCTCCCCGAGAGATCGGTTGGCATTCCGATTCGAGCTTCGGATAAGTGCCGGCAGGAAAGCCAATGCTTATCCTTTTCCCAGCACATAGAAGTTTCCAGTCTGCTTTGGAACGACGTTTACCCCAACACATCCCACTCGGATCAACCCACACTTATTTTTACAACGGAATCGAAAGACATGATGCATGAAGAACACGCATACATTTCCAACACCACAATCCCCAAACCCTTTGCGAATATGAACTTGCTCATGAATCCTCACGATGTGCTACCCAATACCGGGTTTGTTGAGGAAATCGTCGCGAAAACCACCAGCTTTTCGGCTGACGATGCAATGCTTTCTGCCGTCACGTCATTACAACTCCAACTTTTGGCCAGATACACCATTGCCAACTGCTGCTCTAACTTTCATACACTTCTGGGGGACTTTCTAGTGGAAGGTATGGGAGCCGCACATCACAACGATTTTTCCTGCTTGCAGGAGCACTCCGATCCAGTTTACGCCATTTGCTGTGGCTGGCACAAGGATTGCAAACAAAAGCGAGCGGCTATCCTTCTCGCCCGAAACTCTACAGATGAAACGATGAAGGATTGAATTGTGCTTTGCATGACTAACTATAGAGCAAACCTTATACGGCAGTACTCTTTCTCGCTCTAGCCTACTAGAGTTGAGTAAGTTGAGAGTATCTGTGTCGTATGATGAGATCGCCCGTATTTTCTGTCCATCCGTCAACGGTTGAAACGGGTCCTGAGTCCGACCCTACCTATTTGGAACGGCAGACGACGGGTACTGCAGACTGCCGTACTTCTGGTACCCTTATTAtagaaaaagacgacgggGATCCGACCATGGAGATTGGACCCGACAtctcactcacagtcagagtcaCATCGTTCTTCCACGTTTCTTACTAAGTTTATCGTTCCTTGGACCTTATTGGTTGCTTTCTGTCGATTTCCCATGCAGGTAGATGAGTTTGGACGGGAGATTCCGGCAGTATTTCGACGA
This portion of the Phaeodactylum tricornutum CCAP 1055/1 chromosome 19, whole genome shotgun sequence genome encodes:
- a CDS encoding predicted protein, which produces MAFPYYKESKTGRILLTGLLGLTLANSGVSVLFSYLGKDFWNALSAKDTADFYNVLQKYLGALLLGAPVATFYKYQREQLAVHWREWMTARTFSLYASNRVYYNIERSNAIDNPDQRIAEDVNTFTAYSLQLVITLLTSLIDLLSFATILWSIYPQLFGAIILYAFGGTFITTLLGRSLVSLNFSQLQKEANFRYSLVRLRDNSESIAFYGGEDLEGQAIERRLENVMGNQRKINAAQRNLELFTNSYRYLVQILPVAVVAPKYFAGEIPLGVISQSVGAFNHILSDLSIIVNQFERLSSFSAGIERLSGFYQAMREADLERADDGPLFSRTFDPHNGAYRDRTVLSIEHLDLCTPDQKRLLIKDLNLQLREGENLLIVGNSGAGKSSLLRGIAGLWTVGNGVVSRPVDEEVYFLPQRPYCTIGSLRDQLLYPAINAQEYDGAEANGQKIVPRSHILKDQWTDEELLLVLEKVDLVEVAERAGDGDATKGLEAVLDWSNMLSLGEQQRLAFGRLLVNRPRLVILDEATSALDMVSEARMYNVLKNMARKELTGSAKLSAPGLTYVSVGHRPSLLAYHDKRLRLMGEEDHEVTTVEKEQVQLQNQIQNL
- a CDS encoding predicted protein, translating into MVRLVWSIEVLTTTFLAGNCVCFLLSIIPSVAAFAETLRVRRVLPSVSPQDAYARCLRGWKRDNLGLVGVPPPILLRDGHPDTGVGMLLLRIPPFGLKEGIVGCQRDECSTTMNYQVLNPGWFTWPVAEHEGWIRFASDGEQGCILEWTVQWTPLPLPLSFWNGFLKALTTVIVEAAASYVARGGSGAYQSVAIRKKDAWDNKKSFGLNRSVRVPTMMFSCATGGAFGAAFPLAEVDSSCTRRAGRACTGTLPGFCLVWADPSPPGVRRLMGRTGGLENSGSITLGAIEKIDPISMGKGVCPAAPDHGCTGHLVQGPSNEFGARFRHASHDFAIAMICAPSVGSFHSSSSEILRSLEQDKMRESSRKRPLRAEDGLQSSSSASDLDQQQQHHQDDVDTLGDATIAWYGSNEATVVLGATPLCLLGRGRIRLISGTVSLHGFCLTDEFRDFESPIYASWLTIVAEEHGKKGGEVAKVAVESTRRVAGVLVPTFEIKLATEPHSRPTVIPRRWTESLDSILQEQLCRQLENEKASQRKRPTAFTRLLEKESSSEKLAAKEMEQSAPGFKVVVVGAKNVGKSTCLRYAINRHLSMCSEVAVLDGDLGQPELSPPGMVTLTRLRQPIFSQPHLHLVTNEDNASAAAPRHEMAYWFGASTSQGDPEKYVSSLTKLVRYYHEKLLPQKPTLPLLINLDGWVKGLGMQILEAILLQIQPTHVIQILGDLNSKVFELSLPDEIHLHICHAYHVIPPEEQQRKTKMSTPTSDSESKETCALVDRQHDTGRVTSLSDIASLPTIPSSIPASALRTLRFVSYFLDDVSIWDRIRFGQKELIVDINCVIAKRFASQKPYIVPFEAIAVDFSSDEFRRDIWTPERILDSLNGSIVGLCCRTGKSDDEFDCCVGLGI
- a CDS encoding predicted protein; this translates as GQHLLIDIEDVDTEFLDSEQHLAQAMVDLITLSGLTLLSYHCHALLPTGVSCVGVLLESHISFHTWPKSGVIALDLFTCG
- a CDS encoding predicted protein codes for the protein LDNVVQSRRFGDAAYHEALVHPSLFLHPNPKRVAILGGGEGATLREILKHDTIEEVVMVEIDSGIVAVCK
- a CDS encoding predicted protein, producing the protein MKKRPLWVVQIRRRTIRLVSFAVSCALLAVAIGSMALMFRWDGNDLSLGAEVDPFKIQINARKSESVTFLQKGVQMPVKDFAVHGTVINKITDAGIATTQFEKCSEGNTKTWLDGSRIGNINESLLTLDFVRQNIVDSPTALGSYDAVSIILNQTMSHTSSRFRNYHDASITSANIRTWAVRLVYLSLHYHQHRHALREARIRALDDACYPVMLDRGVGLYDYECPSAKYLVVGLAKYGLGANVRAGAVKALVAGLATDRVVLFVNNVADLESATKDMGPWSLASCPRRDHQCFFLPLSPCVLLREELAAAHILDKGEMRALFKTGRVPLGRIDDRVLVLHLHFMPQLKLPGNTVELLQNYSYSLIEGVLSTDSRRPVMEQAIASFTLPDEPRPAGYNYALANSRIQHALMFYTMRPNLHSRKRIDEILKEIIPAKTLPERSVGIPIRASDKCRQESQCLSFSQHIEVSSLLWNDVYPNTSHSDQPTLIFTTESKDMMHEEHAYISNTTIPKPFANMNLLMNPHDVLPNTGFVEEIVAKTTSFSADDAMLSAVTSLQLQLLARYTIANCCSNFHTLLGDFLVEGMGAAHHNDFSCLQEHSDPVYAICCGWHKDCKQKRAAILLARNSTDETMKD